Proteins from one Cicer arietinum cultivar CDC Frontier isolate Library 1 chromosome 3, Cicar.CDCFrontier_v2.0, whole genome shotgun sequence genomic window:
- the LOC140919659 gene encoding uncharacterized protein gives MFLIKYFPEDIRNRKEMEFVKLKQGNMSVAEYAAKFEELSSGNRKRNGNSYSYGSGRGNPNGRGVSNGNSNNRSQVSRNNNGNNEYECRDAEITCFNCQQQGHISTTCPYPRNTPQPGNQSSQYDLIVNTPTSDYIYTSSDCLDLSIHVCGRDFQVDLVCLPLRLVDVILGMDWLSANRVRVDFFSKTIEFMESEETDKPSNISANQVKALLKEDAQLYMILA, from the exons ATGTTTCTAATTAAGTATTTCCCTGAAGATATCCGTAATAGAAAGGAGATGGAATTTGTTAAATTGAAACAAGGAAATATGTCAGTAGCggagtatgctgctaagttcGAGGAATTATCCAG TGGTAACAGAAAAAGAAATGGAAATAGTTATAGTTATGGGAGTGGTAGAGGAAACCCCAATGGACGAGGAGTTAGTAACGGAAATAGTAACAACAGGAGTCAAGTCTCGAGAAACAACAATGGTAATAATGAATATGAATGTAGAGATGCTGaaattacttgttttaattgtcaacaacaagGCCACATTAGCACCACATGCCCCTACCCAAGGAACACTCCACAACCTGGAAACCAGAGTTCCCAA TATGATTTGATTGTGAATACCCCAACTAGTGATTATATTTATACCTCTAGTGATTGTCTTGACCTTTCTATCCATGTGTGTGGAAGGGACTTCCAAGTTGACTTAGTGTGTTTACCTTTGCGTCTGGTTGATGtgattcttggtatggattggcTATCTGCCAACCGTGTCCGTgtagatttttttagtaaaaccatTGAATTCATGGAGTCAGAAGAGACGGATAAGCCTAGCAATATATCCGCCAACCAAGTGAAGGCACTCTTGAAAGAAGATGCCCAGTTATACATGATCCTAGCCTGA
- the LOC140919660 gene encoding uncharacterized protein, which produces MQKLTPRFIGPYQILKRDGNVAYQIALPPSLSNLHSFFHVSQLRNYIFDPSHVIESNKVQIKENLTFETLPLRIEDQKTKELRDKTISLVKVVWGGATGESATWEVQSQMRDSYQELFLSGKFRG; this is translated from the coding sequence ATGCAAAAGCTTACTCCTCGGTTTATAGGACCTTACCAGATTCTTAAACGTGACGGTAACGTGGCATATCAGATCGCGTTACCTCCTTCTCTTTCTAATCTTCATAGTTTCTTTCACGTGTCTCAACTTCGCAATTACATTTTCGATCCCTCACACGTGATTGAGTCAAACAAggtccaaataaaagagaatctaaCTTTTGAGACTTTACCGCTACGGATTGAGGACCAAAAAACCAAAGAATTAAGGGATAAGACGATTTCATTGGTTAAGGTTGTCTGGGGAGGTGCTACTGGTGAAAGTGCTACATGGGAAGTCCAAAGCCAGATGCGCGATTCTTATCAAGAACTGTTTCTGTCAGGTAAATTTAGAGGATGA